The Lutibacter profundi region TATTTATATGCTTTTTTACACTGATTTGGGGAACTTATGACAACGACTATTTTAGAAACTTTATGATTCAAGTGTTTAGTCTTCCTTCTAGATTAATCTTGGTATATGTGACATTATATTTTTTGTTCCCTAATTTTTTACTTCAAAAGGAATATGGAAAGTTTCTTTTATTTTACCTATTTTTATTAATTATTGTTACACTTTTTATTCAGAGAGTGTTGTATTTTTATATTATTCAGCCAACATATTTACAAGATTTTAAGAGTGGTAATTTCTTTGCTATTACAGAAGTTATGAATACTCTTTTAGACATTAACATTGCTGCAATTATTCCATTTGGATATGTGTTTTTTAAAAATTGGAAAAAGACAAATCAAAGAACCATTGAACTCGAAAATAAACAATTAGAATATCTGAGTGGAGATAAATTTATTTATTTAAAAGTTGAAAAGTCACTTCAAAAAATTTTTATAAAAGACATTGTTTTTATCGAAAGCCTTAAAAATTATATAAGAGTAAAAACAACCGAAAGAGAAATTATTACTCATAAAAGTATCACATCTATACAAGAATCTCTGCCAAAAGAAAAATTCTTACGAGTTCATAGATCTTATATTATTAATCTTGATTTTATTGATTCTTTTTCTCCTAGTAAATTAAATTTAAAAGGAATTACAATTCCAATAGGTAGAAAACATAAAGATGAAGTAAAAAATACTTTAGGTTATTTTTAGATATTTATATAATTAACCATTCCACACACATTCCACTACTCTCCTATCGTCGCTTCGTAAAAAGAGTGTTCCATTATATTTTTAAAGAAACTTTTAGAAAGAAAAAATCAAAGAAGATTTTTGTTGTATAAAGCTTTTTGCCCAAGCAAAGTAACATAACGCAGAACATTATAATACAAACATAGTAATTTCTGTATAGACGTATTTCAGGCTATTTATACATAATAAGAGGAGGCTGTCTGAAAAGCAATTATACTTGTCATTTTGAACAAAGTG contains the following coding sequences:
- a CDS encoding LytR/AlgR family response regulator transcription factor, whose product is MTLYFLFPNFLLQKEYGKFLLFYLFLLIIVTLFIQRVLYFYIIQPTYLQDFKSGNFFAITEVMNTLLDINIAAIIPFGYVFFKNWKKTNQRTIELENKQLEYLSGDKFIYLKVEKSLQKIFIKDIVFIESLKNYIRVKTTEREIITHKSITSIQESLPKEKFLRVHRSYIINLDFIDSFSPSKLNLKGITIPIGRKHKDEVKNTLGYF